A region of Halorhabdus rudnickae DNA encodes the following proteins:
- a CDS encoding translation initiation factor IF-2 subunit gamma, which yields MTGTHGQPEVNIGLVGHVDHGKTTLVEALSGEWTDQHSEEMKRGISIRLGYADATFRRCPECGEPACYTVAESCPEHDEATDPLRTVSFVDAPGHETLMATMLAGAAIMDGAVLVISATEDVPQAQTEEHLMALDIIGIDNIVVAQNKIDLVDEERARQNYQQIQEFVEGTVAEDAPIVPISAGQGVNTDILIEAIEEEIPTPDRDPDADAEMMVARSFDINRPGSTWDSLVGGVLGGSLAQGRFETDDEIELRPGREVEEGGQTEWRPVTTTARSLQAGGETVDEVTPGGLLGLGTGLDPSLTKGDALAGQIAGPPGTLPPVHEEFTMDVQLLDRIVGEETDDVDEVSTGEPLMLTIGTATTVGSVTSARDGEAEVALKRPVCAREGATIAINRRIGARWRLIGIGTLRG from the coding sequence ATGACAGGAACACACGGACAACCGGAGGTGAACATCGGACTGGTCGGGCACGTCGACCACGGCAAGACCACGCTGGTCGAGGCCCTGAGCGGGGAGTGGACGGACCAACACTCCGAGGAGATGAAACGCGGGATCTCGATCCGCCTGGGCTACGCAGACGCGACGTTCCGGCGCTGTCCGGAGTGTGGGGAGCCGGCCTGCTATACGGTCGCCGAATCCTGCCCGGAACACGACGAAGCGACCGATCCGCTACGGACAGTCTCGTTCGTCGACGCACCGGGCCACGAGACGCTGATGGCGACGATGCTGGCCGGTGCGGCGATCATGGACGGCGCCGTCCTCGTCATTTCCGCGACCGAGGACGTCCCCCAGGCCCAGACCGAGGAGCACCTCATGGCTCTGGACATCATCGGAATCGACAACATCGTCGTCGCCCAGAACAAGATCGACCTGGTCGACGAGGAACGCGCTCGACAGAACTATCAGCAGATCCAGGAGTTCGTCGAAGGCACCGTCGCCGAAGACGCGCCGATCGTTCCGATCAGCGCGGGCCAGGGCGTCAACACGGACATCCTGATCGAGGCCATCGAGGAAGAGATCCCGACGCCGGATCGGGATCCCGACGCCGATGCCGAGATGATGGTTGCCCGGAGTTTCGACATCAATCGGCCGGGCTCGACCTGGGACTCGCTGGTCGGCGGCGTCCTGGGCGGCAGCCTCGCACAGGGGCGCTTCGAGACCGACGACGAGATCGAACTCCGGCCGGGCCGGGAGGTCGAAGAGGGCGGCCAGACTGAGTGGCGGCCCGTGACGACGACCGCCCGGTCGCTGCAGGCCGGTGGCGAGACCGTCGATGAAGTGACGCCCGGCGGCTTACTGGGTCTCGGAACCGGTCTCGATCCGTCGTTGACGAAAGGCGACGCGCTGGCGGGCCAGATTGCCGGTCCCCCAGGGACGTTGCCGCCGGTCCACGAGGAGTTCACGATGGATGTCCAGTTGCTGGACCGGATCGTCGGCGAGGAGACTGATGATGTCGATGAGGTCTCGACGGGCGAGCCGCTGATGCTGACGATCGGTACCGCAACGACGGTCGGTTCCGTCACGAGCGCTCGCGATGGTGAGGCCGAAGTCGCGCTGAAGCGGCCGGTCTGCGCCCGCGAAGGGGCAACTATCGCCATCAACCGCCGGATCGGCGCGCGCTGGCGGCTGATCGGTATCGGCACGCTTCGTGGATGA